From one Flavobacterium sp. N502536 genomic stretch:
- a CDS encoding RloB family protein, which produces MERKRYTLDDYNKKASFKDATKFFIVYEGEDKEPKYFGTFNNLFFEPKKASILHVFEKDTNIKGSQPKKLIERAKSFIENPPKDLPVTPSADDKYRFVLDVDQHPKEEYPELKKYCESLIDADLFISNYCFEIWLLFHLDEPENIICKTSKESKTELGTKHTDSKIKNYPKGYLTHEYLLKAIERAEKADANKDDYFPAEKSTKVYLLMKELLKYSKINIEVIDPKII; this is translated from the coding sequence ATGGAGCGTAAGAGATATACATTAGATGATTACAACAAAAAGGCCTCTTTTAAAGACGCAACTAAATTCTTCATTGTTTATGAGGGAGAAGATAAGGAACCTAAATATTTCGGAACTTTTAATAATTTATTTTTTGAACCTAAAAAAGCCAGTATTTTACACGTTTTTGAAAAAGACACTAATATTAAGGGCTCTCAACCAAAAAAACTAATAGAAAGAGCAAAATCTTTTATTGAAAATCCACCTAAGGATTTACCTGTAACTCCGTCTGCAGATGACAAATATAGGTTTGTGCTTGATGTAGATCAACATCCAAAAGAGGAATATCCAGAACTAAAAAAATATTGCGAAAGTCTAATTGATGCAGATTTATTTATAAGCAATTATTGTTTCGAAATATGGCTATTATTTCATTTAGATGAACCAGAAAATATTATATGTAAAACTAGTAAAGAATCAAAAACAGAACTCGGAACAAAACATACCGATTCAAAAATAAAAAACTATCCTAAAGGGTATTTAACTCATGAATATCTTTTGAAAGCGATCGAAAGAGCTGAAAAAGCTGACGCAAATAAAGATGATTATTTTCCTGCTGAAAAGTCAACAAAAGTATACTTATTAATGAAGGAACTTCTTAAATACTCAAAAATTAATATTGAAGTTATTGATCCCAAAATAATATAA
- a CDS encoding DMT family transporter gives MKITKPRLALICGILCISIFPILVKLKLAPGLISAFYRMFFAVILLLPYVIITKSFKLPKTKPFLLAVLCGILFSSDVAVWNIAIQDSSATQASLLTNLSPLWVGIGSFFFLKIRPATNFWIGTVVSLFGMVTLVGFSFFMDLNFDQAFLFAVLSGILYSIYLLVSKKVLSDVDVLSFMTISLLASSVYLAVLCYALNQPFTGFSDTGWFVLALQAVICQLCAWLSISYATQHMRATRVSLSLLSQAVITSILAWLFLEEQITLQMVFGGIILLFGIRITFYDKTISLKKLFSKN, from the coding sequence ATGAAAATCACCAAACCAAGATTAGCCTTAATTTGCGGAATACTTTGTATTTCGATTTTTCCAATATTGGTTAAACTGAAACTGGCGCCCGGATTGATTTCGGCTTTTTACAGAATGTTTTTTGCTGTGATTTTACTTTTACCTTATGTAATCATCACCAAAAGTTTTAAACTTCCAAAAACGAAGCCTTTTCTTCTGGCGGTACTTTGCGGTATTTTATTCTCCTCAGATGTTGCAGTTTGGAATATTGCTATTCAGGATTCGAGTGCTACACAGGCTTCTTTACTTACCAATTTATCGCCGCTTTGGGTTGGAATTGGGTCTTTTTTCTTTCTTAAAATACGACCAGCCACCAATTTCTGGATCGGAACCGTGGTTTCGCTATTCGGGATGGTCACTTTGGTAGGCTTTAGCTTTTTTATGGATTTAAATTTTGATCAGGCCTTCTTGTTTGCCGTTTTATCGGGTATCCTCTATTCGATTTATCTTTTGGTGAGCAAAAAAGTACTATCTGATGTTGATGTTTTGTCCTTTATGACCATTAGTTTATTGGCTTCAAGCGTTTACTTGGCCGTACTTTGTTATGCTTTGAATCAGCCTTTCACCGGTTTTTCTGATACGGGTTGGTTTGTATTGGCACTTCAGGCGGTAATTTGCCAATTGTGTGCATGGCTTTCTATCAGTTACGCCACCCAGCACATGCGTGCCACAAGGGTTTCACTAAGTTTATTGAGTCAGGCTGTAATTACATCCATTTTAGCTTGGTTGTTTTTGGAAGAACAAATAACTTTACAAATGGTTTTCGGCGGAATCATTTTGCTCTTCGGAATTAGAATTACGTTCTATGATAAAACGATTTCTTTAAAGAAGCTTTTTTCTAAGAATTAG
- a CDS encoding HAD family hydrolase, with protein sequence MLHKNKIPNLKVIAFDADDTLFVNEPYFQETEHKFCALMEDYLSHQGISQELFKIEIENLSLYGYGIKGYILSMIEAAINISDKTIPIEVIEKIIQYGKELLEKPIELLDGVEETLKTLHGKYKLVVATKGDLKDQHSKLHRSGLGHYFHHIEVMSDKQEIDYTKLLGRLDIQADEFLMIGNSLKSDVLPVLGIGGYAVHIPFHTTWEHEKINHKIEHAHFSSFEKITEILQNLL encoded by the coding sequence ATGTTACATAAAAACAAAATACCCAACTTAAAAGTAATCGCATTTGATGCTGATGACACTCTATTTGTAAACGAACCTTACTTTCAGGAAACAGAACATAAATTCTGTGCTTTGATGGAAGATTACCTTTCTCATCAGGGGATTTCGCAGGAATTATTCAAAATCGAGATCGAGAATTTATCTTTATACGGTTACGGAATCAAAGGTTATATTTTATCGATGATTGAAGCGGCCATAAACATTTCAGATAAAACCATTCCGATTGAGGTTATCGAAAAAATCATCCAATATGGAAAAGAGTTACTCGAAAAACCGATCGAACTGCTGGACGGAGTCGAAGAAACGCTAAAAACGCTACACGGAAAATACAAACTGGTTGTCGCTACAAAAGGCGACCTGAAAGACCAACACAGCAAGTTGCACCGTTCGGGTCTGGGGCATTATTTTCATCATATCGAAGTAATGTCGGACAAACAGGAAATTGATTACACCAAATTACTAGGACGTTTAGACATCCAGGCAGATGAATTTCTGATGATCGGAAACTCACTAAAATCGGATGTTTTACCCGTTTTAGGAATTGGAGGTTATGCGGTACACATTCCGTTTCACACCACCTGGGAACACGAAAAAATCAATCACAAAATAGAACATGCGCATTTCAGTTCTTTCGAAAAAATTACTGAAATCCTTCAGAACTTATTGTAA
- a CDS encoding chloramphenicol acetyltransferase: MKTLLDLENWNRKEHFAHFIQMEEPFFGATVEIDCTQAYETAKSLQSSFFIYYLHKTLAAVNAIENFKYRISGDQIYINDRIDASATIGRADGTFGFSFMEYNPDFKIFQKTALEEIERIQNTTGLFTRSFENDNLIHFSAIPWLNFTSLSHARSFTFPDSCPKVSFGKMMTSPTGKRTIAMSVHVHHALMDGLHMGQFVDYFQELMNQ; this comes from the coding sequence ATGAAAACACTTTTAGACTTAGAAAACTGGAATAGAAAAGAACATTTTGCACATTTCATTCAAATGGAAGAACCCTTTTTTGGCGCCACCGTTGAAATTGACTGTACGCAGGCTTATGAAACAGCAAAAAGTCTTCAATCTTCCTTTTTCATTTATTATTTACACAAAACACTCGCTGCTGTAAATGCAATTGAGAATTTTAAATACCGTATTTCCGGAGATCAGATCTACATTAACGATCGCATCGATGCCTCGGCTACTATCGGACGTGCAGACGGTACTTTTGGATTCTCGTTTATGGAATACAATCCCGACTTTAAAATCTTTCAAAAAACGGCTTTAGAAGAAATCGAACGCATTCAAAACACCACGGGTCTTTTTACAAGATCTTTTGAGAATGATAATTTAATTCATTTCTCGGCCATTCCGTGGTTGAATTTTACTTCGCTTTCGCATGCCCGCAGTTTTACCTTTCCGGACAGCTGTCCAAAGGTTTCTTTTGGAAAAATGATGACCTCGCCAACCGGAAAAAGAACCATCGCCATGTCTGTTCATGTGCATCACGCCTTAATGGACGGATTGCACATGGGACAGTTTGTTGATTATTTTCAGGAATTAATGAATCAATAA
- a CDS encoding ferritin, with the protein MLSKNIETALNKQIRIEAESSQTYLSMACWAEVHGLEGIAQFMYTQSDEERAHMLKLVKYVNERGGHAQITDLKAPKTSYSTFKEMFETLYNHEIFVSESINELVHITFLEKDYATHNFLQWYVSEQIEEEATAKSILDKINLIGDDKGGLYLFDRDIQQLTVTSSIAINPK; encoded by the coding sequence ATGTTATCAAAAAATATTGAAACAGCTTTAAACAAGCAAATTCGCATAGAGGCAGAATCTTCGCAAACCTACCTTTCTATGGCTTGTTGGGCTGAAGTACACGGACTTGAAGGAATTGCTCAATTTATGTACACACAGTCAGACGAAGAGCGCGCACACATGCTAAAATTAGTAAAGTATGTAAACGAACGCGGAGGTCACGCTCAGATTACCGACCTAAAAGCACCTAAAACATCTTACTCTACCTTTAAGGAGATGTTTGAAACGCTTTACAACCATGAGATTTTTGTTTCAGAATCTATTAACGAGTTGGTACACATTACTTTCTTAGAAAAAGATTATGCTACCCATAATTTCTTACAATGGTACGTATCTGAACAAATTGAAGAGGAAGCTACAGCTAAATCGATCTTGGATAAAATTAACTTAATTGGAGACGACAAAGGCGGACTATACTTGTTCGACCGTGATATTCAACAGTTAACGGTTACCAGCTCGATCGCTATCAACCCAAAATAA
- a CDS encoding DUF2461 domain-containing protein — MENQITIPKSSLDFLTQVKKNNNKPWFDLHKPKYLIELNHIETFAGALLQELSKTDVLETASGKKSVYRIYRDIRFSKDKTPFKTFWGGSYTRATKERRGGYYYHLEKGNSFLAGGFWGPNAADLKRIRAEFGHDPQPMQKILQSESFVNNFGSLQGEQLKTAPKGYDINHEAIDLLRYKQFLVIKRFTDEEVLSPDFLEQALDTFKNMRPFFDYMSEILTTDTNGASVL, encoded by the coding sequence ATGGAAAACCAAATTACGATACCCAAATCCAGTCTTGATTTTCTGACTCAGGTTAAAAAAAACAATAACAAACCCTGGTTTGATCTGCACAAACCAAAATACTTAATCGAATTAAATCATATTGAAACCTTTGCAGGAGCTTTGCTTCAGGAGCTTTCTAAAACAGATGTTCTGGAAACAGCCTCGGGTAAAAAAAGTGTCTACCGAATTTATCGCGACATTCGTTTCTCCAAAGACAAAACTCCTTTTAAAACCTTCTGGGGAGGCAGCTATACCAGAGCCACAAAAGAAAGACGTGGTGGTTATTACTATCATCTCGAAAAAGGAAACAGTTTTCTGGCCGGTGGTTTCTGGGGACCCAACGCTGCCGATCTGAAACGCATCAGAGCCGAATTTGGTCACGATCCTCAACCCATGCAAAAGATACTGCAGTCAGAGTCCTTCGTGAACAATTTTGGCAGCTTACAGGGAGAACAGCTCAAAACAGCCCCTAAAGGTTATGATATAAACCATGAAGCTATTGATTTACTTCGCTACAAACAATTCCTCGTTATCAAACGTTTTACTGATGAAGAGGTACTAAGTCCTGATTTTCTGGAACAGGCCCTTGATACTTTCAAAAACATGAGACCCTTTTTTGATTACATGAGCGAAATTTTAACAACAGATACCAATGGCGCTTCTGTACTATAA
- a CDS encoding single-stranded DNA-binding protein: protein MNAMKNRVQLIGNVGNDPEIKTLENGKKLAHLNIATNEKYTNDKGQKVEQTEWHRVTAWGKTAEIIEKFVVKGKEVAVEGKLTHRSYDDKNGEKKFITEVVVSEILLLK, encoded by the coding sequence ATGAATGCAATGAAAAACAGAGTACAGTTAATTGGGAACGTAGGAAACGATCCGGAAATTAAAACATTAGAAAACGGAAAAAAATTAGCGCATTTGAATATCGCTACCAACGAAAAGTATACCAACGACAAAGGACAGAAGGTCGAACAAACCGAATGGCATCGTGTTACCGCCTGGGGCAAAACAGCCGAAATTATCGAAAAGTTTGTCGTGAAAGGAAAAGAGGTTGCCGTTGAAGGCAAACTGACGCATAGAAGTTACGACGATAAAAACGGAGAGAAAAAGTTTATTACCGAAGTGGTTGTCAGCGAAATTTTATTGTTGAAATAA
- a CDS encoding carbon-nitrogen hydrolase family protein, giving the protein MQTKINKVELRNLEFDDYKQLKDSMVESYPEMADSYWKEGDIKRLLSIFPEGQLVILADGKVVGSALSLIVDEKLIDKRHNYKQATGNHTFSTHNKNAEILYGIDVFIHPNYRGLRLGRRLYDARKELCEQLNLKAIVFAGRIPNYAQHSKKLTPKNYIDKVKHKELHDPVLSFQLSNDFHVLRIMKNYLEGDEESKEFAVLLEWNNVYYDESPKLINLEKSVIRLGLIQWQMRPLNNIEEFFEQAEFFIDVVSGYGSDFALFPELFIAPLMADYNHLSEAEAIRELARYSDPIRKRFQEFAISYNINIITGSMPYLDNGNLYNVGFLCKRDGTSEIYTKIHVTPNEVQHWGMKGGSQFKTFDTDCGKIGILICYDVEFPELSRIMANEGMNILFVPFLTDTQNAYTRVKHCSQARAIENECYVAIAGCVGNLPKVNNMDIQYAQASVFTPSDFAFPSNGIKAEATPNTEMTLIVDVDLNLLKQLHEHGSVRTLKDRRTDLYEVKKIDS; this is encoded by the coding sequence ATGCAGACAAAAATCAATAAAGTCGAATTGCGAAATTTGGAATTCGATGACTATAAGCAGCTAAAAGATTCTATGGTAGAATCGTATCCCGAAATGGCCGATTCTTACTGGAAAGAAGGTGATATTAAAAGATTACTTTCTATTTTTCCCGAAGGGCAGCTTGTTATACTGGCGGATGGAAAAGTCGTAGGATCCGCTTTATCGTTAATTGTGGACGAAAAGCTAATCGACAAAAGGCACAACTACAAACAAGCAACAGGAAACCATACTTTTTCAACCCATAATAAAAATGCCGAGATTCTGTATGGAATTGATGTCTTTATTCACCCCAACTATAGAGGTTTACGTTTAGGCCGACGTTTATACGACGCCCGAAAAGAACTTTGCGAACAGTTAAATCTAAAAGCAATTGTTTTTGCCGGCAGGATTCCAAACTATGCTCAGCACTCTAAAAAGCTCACTCCCAAAAACTATATCGACAAAGTAAAACACAAAGAATTACACGATCCTGTACTCTCTTTTCAGTTAAGTAATGATTTTCACGTACTTCGAATTATGAAAAACTACCTCGAAGGCGACGAAGAATCAAAAGAATTTGCAGTGCTTTTAGAATGGAACAATGTGTATTATGATGAAAGTCCAAAATTGATTAACCTCGAAAAAAGTGTTATTCGTCTGGGACTGATTCAATGGCAAATGCGTCCGCTTAACAATATCGAAGAGTTTTTTGAGCAGGCGGAGTTTTTTATTGACGTGGTTTCCGGTTACGGAAGTGATTTTGCACTGTTTCCCGAACTTTTTATTGCGCCTTTGATGGCCGACTACAACCATTTGTCTGAAGCCGAAGCCATTCGCGAGCTGGCCCGTTATTCTGATCCCATCAGAAAGCGTTTTCAAGAATTTGCCATCTCGTACAACATCAATATCATTACCGGAAGTATGCCTTATTTAGACAATGGCAACCTCTACAATGTTGGTTTTCTGTGTAAGAGAGACGGAACTTCGGAAATTTATACTAAAATCCACGTAACACCGAATGAAGTACAGCATTGGGGAATGAAAGGGGGTTCTCAATTTAAAACCTTTGACACCGATTGCGGGAAAATTGGTATTCTGATTTGCTACGATGTCGAGTTTCCGGAACTTTCGAGAATAATGGCCAACGAAGGAATGAATATTTTATTTGTTCCGTTTTTAACCGATACTCAAAATGCATACACCAGAGTAAAACACTGCTCGCAGGCGCGTGCCATCGAGAACGAATGTTATGTGGCTATTGCCGGCTGTGTGGGTAACCTGCCAAAAGTAAACAATATGGACATTCAATATGCCCAGGCCTCTGTTTTCACACCTTCTGATTTTGCTTTTCCAAGCAACGGAATTAAAGCGGAAGCAACACCAAATACAGAAATGACGCTTATTGTTGATGTCGATTTGAACCTCCTAAAACAACTTCACGAACACGGAAGTGTACGTACGTTGAAAGACCGAAGAACGGATTTGTATGAAGTTAAAAAAATAGATTCATGA
- a CDS encoding M28 family peptidase, giving the protein MKKNQTSILAVICILAILSIIYATMMPQLISKGDEALAEFSTDRALSQVKIIAQKPHYVGSLNHELVANYLKLELNRIGLETSVQEGFTLNDWGILVKSKNILARIKGTNNTKALLLLSHYDSAPHSFSKGAGDDASGVATILEGIRAFLYAKQPHKNDIIILFSDAEELGLNGAALFVNNHPWAKDVGLVLNFEARGSSGPSYMLMETNKGNKALVEEFSNAKTTYPVSNSLMYSIYKMLPNDTDLTVFREQGNIQGFNFAFIDGHYNYHTQQDDVQHLSKTTLAHQGTYLMPLLKYFSNTDLNATTSTEDYVYFSAPFSFISYPFSWVLPMTIIALGLLVLFIFIGKAKRVITFREIFKGFVPLLGSIVIAGLVTFLGWKIILQIYPQYSDLLNGFTYNGHAYIGAFVTLSIAISFAFYHHFSEAKITMNHFVAPLLLWIIINAFAANSLTGAGFLIIPVYFGILLFAVFVLTQHYSLGLNLLFSIPAFVIIAPFIVMFPVGLGLKILFVSAILTVLLFGLVLPIFGPFAKKGIWTIFFFAVSIGFFVYAGYHSDYEHGKAKSNSLLYVYNANTNSATWATYDVNLDDWTKTYLGQTNQKAVGLNTLPIASKYSSGFTYSAIAPVIPLAKPTIAFLKDSVVGNNRYLKIKIIPNRKVNRYDIYANPKMTFFNFKANGVTTLGQKGNRLERNGMKILSYYVVGNEPLVMDFYINKSSVLDMDLIESSFDLMTNPLLKVKPRSDWMMPTPFVLNDAVLIQQKIKRYTAAVTAPVPATIAKDSTAVKKDSLKPLAKPIVKPQ; this is encoded by the coding sequence ATGAAAAAAAACCAGACCTCAATTCTAGCCGTAATTTGCATTCTTGCCATTCTTAGTATTATATACGCCACAATGATGCCTCAGTTAATTTCCAAGGGAGATGAAGCCCTTGCTGAATTTTCAACGGACCGGGCTCTAAGTCAAGTCAAAATTATCGCTCAAAAACCGCACTATGTAGGTTCACTTAATCACGAACTGGTAGCCAATTATCTTAAACTGGAACTCAACCGAATTGGACTCGAAACCAGTGTTCAGGAAGGTTTTACGTTAAATGATTGGGGAATATTGGTAAAATCAAAAAATATACTTGCCCGCATCAAAGGGACCAACAATACAAAAGCACTTTTGCTGCTCTCTCATTACGACAGTGCGCCACATTCTTTCTCAAAAGGTGCAGGTGATGACGCTTCGGGTGTTGCAACTATACTAGAGGGAATCCGTGCTTTCTTGTATGCCAAACAACCTCATAAAAATGACATCATCATTCTTTTTTCAGATGCTGAAGAATTGGGTTTAAATGGCGCGGCTCTTTTTGTAAACAACCATCCATGGGCAAAAGACGTAGGTTTGGTACTGAATTTTGAGGCCAGAGGATCGTCAGGACCAAGTTATATGTTAATGGAAACCAACAAAGGAAACAAAGCATTGGTTGAAGAATTTTCGAATGCAAAAACTACTTATCCCGTTTCCAACTCATTAATGTACAGCATCTACAAAATGCTTCCAAACGATACCGACTTGACGGTTTTCAGAGAACAAGGAAACATTCAGGGATTCAACTTTGCTTTTATTGACGGTCATTACAACTACCACACCCAGCAGGATGATGTACAGCACCTAAGCAAAACCACGCTGGCACACCAGGGAACTTACCTCATGCCTTTATTAAAATACTTTTCCAATACCGATCTAAATGCGACAACATCAACTGAAGATTATGTTTACTTCAGTGCTCCGTTCTCCTTCATCAGTTATCCTTTTTCATGGGTATTACCGATGACCATTATTGCTTTGGGATTATTGGTTCTATTCATTTTTATTGGAAAAGCCAAACGTGTCATCACTTTCAGAGAAATATTCAAAGGATTTGTTCCGTTATTGGGATCGATCGTGATCGCGGGGCTGGTAACCTTTTTGGGATGGAAAATTATTTTGCAAATCTATCCGCAATATTCTGATCTCCTAAATGGATTCACCTACAACGGCCACGCTTATATCGGCGCCTTTGTAACGCTTAGTATTGCCATTTCGTTTGCTTTCTACCACCATTTTTCAGAAGCTAAAATTACCATGAACCATTTTGTAGCACCGCTGCTACTGTGGATCATTATTAATGCATTTGCCGCAAACAGCTTAACGGGTGCAGGTTTTCTGATTATACCGGTATATTTTGGTATCCTTCTGTTCGCCGTTTTTGTTCTTACCCAGCATTATAGTTTAGGACTTAACCTGCTGTTTAGTATTCCGGCATTCGTTATCATAGCGCCTTTTATCGTAATGTTTCCGGTTGGTCTTGGATTAAAAATCCTTTTTGTGAGTGCTATACTTACCGTACTACTTTTCGGATTGGTATTGCCCATCTTTGGCCCGTTTGCCAAAAAAGGAATCTGGACGATCTTTTTCTTTGCGGTTTCCATTGGCTTTTTTGTTTATGCAGGATATCATTCCGACTACGAGCACGGAAAAGCAAAATCAAACAGTTTGTTATACGTTTATAATGCCAATACTAATTCTGCCACATGGGCAACCTACGATGTCAATTTAGACGATTGGACCAAAACGTATTTAGGACAAACAAATCAGAAAGCGGTTGGATTAAATACATTACCAATAGCCAGTAAATACAGTTCAGGTTTTACTTATAGCGCAATTGCCCCTGTTATACCTCTTGCGAAACCAACAATTGCCTTCCTAAAAGACAGTGTGGTAGGCAATAACCGCTATTTAAAAATAAAAATCATCCCAAACAGAAAGGTAAATCGTTACGATATTTATGCCAATCCAAAAATGACCTTTTTCAATTTTAAAGCCAATGGAGTTACAACTTTAGGGCAAAAAGGAAACCGTCTGGAGCGTAATGGCATGAAAATATTATCCTACTATGTGGTAGGCAACGAACCTTTGGTAATGGACTTTTACATTAACAAATCATCTGTTCTTGACATGGATTTGATAGAAAGTTCGTTTGATTTAATGACAAATCCGCTACTTAAAGTAAAACCAAGAAGCGACTGGATGATGCCAACACCTTTTGTTTTAAATGATGCCGTATTGATTCAGCAGAAAATAAAAAGATACACGGCAGCGGTAACTGCTCCTGTACCTGCAACAATAGCCAAAGACAGCACTGCCGTAAAAAAAGACAGCTTAAAACCTCTGGCAAAACCAATTGTTAAACCGCAATAA
- a CDS encoding SRPBCC family protein — translation MATNISTILLNAPLEKVWNTLTQPELVKQWQYGSDLITDWKIGNEIRFRNEWEGQVFEQWGTVLEVIPNQKIKYSLFFPRPELEDKPENYFIMSYILSEENQKTKLEIVQEDHRPGAVQEKPQGEENPILQALKALIES, via the coding sequence ATGGCAACAAATATTTCTACAATACTGTTAAATGCTCCGTTAGAAAAAGTCTGGAACACCCTGACTCAGCCAGAACTGGTCAAACAATGGCAATACGGCAGCGATTTAATTACGGATTGGAAAATTGGTAATGAAATCAGATTTAGAAATGAATGGGAAGGCCAGGTTTTTGAGCAATGGGGAACGGTTCTGGAAGTTATTCCGAATCAAAAGATCAAATATTCTTTATTCTTTCCTAGACCCGAATTAGAAGATAAACCCGAGAATTACTTTATCATGAGTTATATTCTCTCTGAAGAAAATCAGAAAACAAAACTCGAAATTGTTCAGGAAGACCATCGTCCCGGAGCGGTTCAGGAAAAACCTCAGGGCGAAGAAAATCCAATTTTACAAGCATTAAAAGCTTTAATCGAATCCTAA
- a CDS encoding rhodanese-like domain-containing protein — protein sequence MEAQIQHYENKLAFEMDPSDLFDALNNGEKVIAIDARKAFGFEAEHISTAINIPHREMTTESTQHLDKEVLYVTYCDGIGCNASTKGALNMAKLGFKVKELIGGIEWWKFDGYATEGTNGLPTGLKMECAC from the coding sequence ATGGAAGCACAGATTCAACACTATGAGAATAAGCTGGCCTTCGAAATGGATCCGTCTGATTTGTTTGATGCCTTGAATAATGGAGAGAAAGTAATCGCAATTGACGCCCGTAAAGCTTTTGGGTTTGAAGCAGAACACATTTCGACAGCGATCAACATTCCGCATCGTGAAATGACAACTGAAAGCACTCAACATCTGGACAAGGAGGTTTTATACGTGACCTATTGTGACGGAATTGGCTGTAATGCTTCGACAAAAGGAGCTTTGAATATGGCAAAACTTGGTTTTAAAGTAAAAGAACTGATTGGAGGAATCGAGTGGTGGAAGTTTGACGGTTATGCGACTGAGGGGACAAACGGTCTACCAACAGGTTTGAAAATGGAATGTGCCTGCTAA
- a CDS encoding LysR family transcriptional regulator, with protein MEIRHLRLIKAIVEEGSITKAIDKLHLTQSALSHQLKEAEYQLGTAIFLRTNKKLVLTKAGEKIYELANEILDKLSQTELQIKQMVYGEYGEIRISTECFSSYHWLPSVLKQFHLLYPNVELKIVTEATHIPIQKLLENTIDIAVISDQIKDNNIRYIELFQDEMVMAVSENHAWATKKYVVAEDFIDEHLLIHSFPMETVTIHQFILAPARITPRKITALPLTEASLEMVKADMGVMSMAKWALLPHLKNNPIKAVKIGKNGLKRKHFIAIRENQEYPDYFHRFITFLQNEINLQWNIQ; from the coding sequence ATGGAAATACGTCATTTACGATTAATAAAAGCAATTGTTGAAGAAGGAAGCATCACTAAAGCAATTGACAAATTGCATTTGACACAATCGGCTTTGAGTCATCAGCTTAAAGAAGCCGAATACCAATTGGGAACCGCCATTTTTCTGCGAACCAATAAAAAACTGGTGCTGACCAAAGCCGGCGAAAAGATCTACGAACTTGCCAATGAAATTTTGGACAAGCTCTCCCAAACCGAATTGCAAATCAAACAAATGGTTTATGGAGAATACGGTGAAATCAGAATTAGCACCGAATGTTTTTCAAGTTACCACTGGCTGCCGTCGGTTTTAAAACAATTCCATCTTTTATATCCAAACGTCGAACTTAAAATTGTAACCGAAGCAACTCATATTCCGATACAAAAATTACTGGAAAACACCATCGATATTGCCGTAATCAGCGATCAGATCAAAGACAACAACATTCGATATATTGAGCTTTTTCAGGATGAAATGGTCATGGCTGTTTCTGAAAATCATGCCTGGGCAACTAAAAAATATGTGGTAGCCGAAGATTTTATCGACGAACATTTACTCATTCACTCCTTTCCGATGGAAACGGTTACGATACATCAGTTTATACTGGCACCCGCCAGGATCACTCCCCGAAAAATAACTGCCCTGCCGCTTACAGAAGCATCGCTCGAAATGGTCAAAGCCGATATGGGCGTAATGTCAATGGCAAAATGGGCTTTGTTACCCCATTTAAAAAACAATCCGATAAAAGCTGTAAAAATTGGAAAAAACGGTTTAAAAAGAAAACACTTTATAGCGATTCGGGAAAATCAGGAATATCCGGATTACTTTCATCGCTTCATCACTTTTTTACAAAACGAAATCAATCTTCAATGGAATATTCAATAA
- a CDS encoding GNAT family N-acetyltransferase: MEYSIRNCEPADLSKLVVLCQKHADYEKAVFSPEGKENKLKEALFGDRPKLHCLVVATKDTIVGYASFTFDFSTWNAATFLYMDCLFLEEEARSFGIGEILIEKLKQIGKENNCVNMQWQTPQFNERAIKFYHRMGAKGKDKVRFTLDL, from the coding sequence ATGGAATATTCAATAAGAAACTGTGAACCAGCTGACTTATCAAAACTGGTGGTTTTATGTCAAAAACATGCGGACTATGAAAAAGCTGTGTTTTCTCCGGAAGGAAAAGAAAATAAGTTAAAAGAAGCTTTGTTTGGCGATCGTCCAAAATTGCATTGTCTGGTCGTGGCAACAAAAGATACGATTGTAGGTTATGCTTCCTTTACGTTTGACTTCTCGACCTGGAATGCCGCAACTTTTCTTTATATGGACTGTTTATTTCTCGAAGAAGAAGCCAGAAGTTTTGGTATTGGCGAAATTCTGATCGAAAAACTAAAACAAATTGGAAAAGAAAACAATTGCGTCAATATGCAGTGGCAAACTCCTCAATTTAACGAAAGAGCCATCAAATTCTATCACAGAATGGGCGCAAAAGGAAAAGACAAAGTGCGATTTACTTTGGATCTCTAA